In Actinoplanes lobatus, the DNA window GCCACGTGCTGATCGTGCCGCAGTTCGTCATGTTCAAGACGTTCGGCTGGGTGGGCGGCGACTGGCCGTACGCGCCGCTGATCGTCCCGCAGCTGCTGGCCACCGAGGCGTTCTTCGTCTTCCTGATGGTCCAGTTCATGCGGGGTGTGCCCCGTGACCTGGACGAGGCCGCCACGATCGACGGCTGCTCCCCGTACGGTGTCTTCCGGCACGTGATCCTGCCGCTGTCCCGGCCGGCCCTGGTGTCCACCGCGATCTTCTCGTTCATCTGGACGTGGAACGACTTCTTCCGCCAGCTGGTCTACCTGTCCGACCTGGAGAAGTACACCGCCCCGGTGGCGCTGACCCTGTTCATCGACTCCAGCGGCCAGTCCTCGGTCGGCCCGATGTTCGCCATGTCGGTGCTGTCGCTGGCCCCCGTCTTCCTGTTCTTCGTGGCCTTCCAGCGGATGCTCGTCGAGGGCATCAACACGTCAGGCCTCAAGGGATGACGACGCCCGCCGCCACCGGCCCGCTCGCCTCTCCGGCGGGCGGGCCGGGCGCCCCGCTCCCCACCACGACCGGTGAACCCAGCGCCCCGCTCCCCACCACGACCGGTGAACCCAGCGCCCCGCTCCCCACCACGACCGGTGAACCCAGCGCCCCGCTCCCCACCACGACCG includes these proteins:
- a CDS encoding carbohydrate ABC transporter permease — its product is MTLQRLARPLTLVLLSAVVLYPLVWMLGSSFKSPSEVLNNVAVLPEEWTPSNYTDGWSNFDVSFGRFFLNSALVAGLTVVANCISCLLAAYAFARLKFRLRGFWFAIMIGTLLLPGHVLIVPQFVMFKTFGWVGGDWPYAPLIVPQLLATEAFFVFLMVQFMRGVPRDLDEAATIDGCSPYGVFRHVILPLSRPALVSTAIFSFIWTWNDFFRQLVYLSDLEKYTAPVALTLFIDSSGQSSVGPMFAMSVLSLAPVFLFFVAFQRMLVEGINTSGLKG